Proteins co-encoded in one Papaver somniferum cultivar HN1 chromosome 5, ASM357369v1, whole genome shotgun sequence genomic window:
- the LOC113280108 gene encoding uncharacterized protein LOC113280108, which translates to MTAQRDGGRRQLDEAIEEAGKTPFARQIQLAEVPSKCTLPVFTDIFDESTCAVKHIRAYSRSLLQWKENDAVLCKYFPASLTGEALQWFEGFPIGTIRSFHHLQNIFLGKYISNNMLRPGIEKVFSLRRRINESLRSLITRWRSMCSEMAGRVDERNLILAFINTLFPTDLLYMQIFRTKDTINMAELREF; encoded by the coding sequence ATGACGGCGCAAAGAGATGGTGGTAGGCGACAActagatgaagcaatagaagaagcgggGAAAACGCCATTCGCAAGACAAATACAACTCGCAGAAGTACCATCTAAATGCACCTTACCTGTATTTACTGACATCTTTGATGAAAGCACATGTGCAGTGAAGCATATAAGGGCGTATAGTCGATCCCTATTACAGTGGAAGGAAAATGATGCGGTGTTATGTAAATATTTCCCAGCGAGCTTGACAGGGGAAGCCTTGCAATGGTTTGAAGGATTCCCAATAGGAACCATTCGATCATTTCATCACTTACAAAATATCTTCTTAGGAAAATACATCAGCAATAACATGCTAAGACCAGGTATTGAAAAAGTGTTCAGCTTACGCAGAAGGATCAATGAGAGCTTGCGCAGTTTAATCACGCGTTGGAGGagcatgtgtagcgaaatggccgGAAGAGTAGATGAGAGAAACCTTATATTAGCCTTCATCAATACACTTTTTCCTACAGATTTATTGTATATGCAAATCTTCAGGACAAAAGATACAATAAACATGGCAGAATTACGCGAGTTCTAG
- the LOC113283729 gene encoding histone-lysine N-methyltransferase, H3 lysine-9 specific SUVH4-like isoform X2, whose product MKFSIVNESSYLCQGGNYVKVRCRKINDQVMSPGNFALKIPICRTIITKMSLRDSFVGIYHKMGNLVKVTPITGCTRSINVEVDHSLYCNLVILHLCLFFILLYLQVIKYWADRGASKFTIFKFCLKQLQGQPPLTTKQVQYCKAHVPNRIAELHGLVCQVEDKKPLSFQPPI is encoded by the exons ATGAAATTTTCTATTGTTAATGAATCATCATATCTCTGTCAG GGTGGCAATTATGTTAAGGTTAGATGTCGAAAAATCAATGATCAAGTGATGTCGCCTGGAAACTTTGCGCTAAAG ATTCCCATATGCAGAACAATTATAACCAAGATGTCTCTGCGAGACTCATTCGTGGGCATATATCATAAGATGGGAAACCTGGTAAAAGTTACACCTATCACAGGTTGTACAAGGTCGATAAATGTAGAAGTTGATCACTCACTATATTGCAACTTAGTAATCCTTCATTTGTGtctcttttttattttactttatttgCAGGTGATTAAGTACTGGGCAGACAGAGGCGCTTCCAAATTTactatttttaagttttgcctTAAACAACTCCAAGGCCAGCCTCCATTGACAACTAAACAG GTCCAGTATTGTAAAGCACATGTTCCTAACAGGATTGCAGAATTACATGG GTTGGTGTGTCAAGTGGAGGACAAGAAGCCACTCTCATTCCAGCCACCAATTTAA
- the LOC113283729 gene encoding histone-lysine N-methyltransferase, H3 lysine-9 specific SUVH4-like isoform X5 — translation MSLRDSFVGIYHKMGNLVIKYWADRGASKFTIFKFCLKQLQGQPPLTTKQVQYCKAHVPNRIAELHGLVCQVEDKKPLSFQPPI, via the exons ATGTCTCTGCGAGACTCATTCGTGGGCATATATCATAAGATGGGAAACCTG GTGATTAAGTACTGGGCAGACAGAGGCGCTTCCAAATTTactatttttaagttttgcctTAAACAACTCCAAGGCCAGCCTCCATTGACAACTAAACAG GTCCAGTATTGTAAAGCACATGTTCCTAACAGGATTGCAGAATTACATGG GTTGGTGTGTCAAGTGGAGGACAAGAAGCCACTCTCATTCCAGCCACCAATTTAA
- the LOC113283729 gene encoding histone-lysine N-methyltransferase, H3 lysine-9 specific SUVH4-like isoform X3 yields MKFSIVNESSYLCQVRESTKVIFFRLQYRLFYLGSMKIIWITEMLYFYIGQGGNYVKVRCRKINDQVMSPGNFALKIPICRTIITKMSLRDSFVGIYHKMGNLVIKYWADRGASKFTIFKFCLKQLQGQPPLTTKQVQYCKAHVPNRIAELHGLVCQVEDKKPLSFQPPI; encoded by the exons ATGAAATTTTCTATTGTTAATGAATCATCATATCTCTGTCAGGTGAGGGAAAGTACAAAAGTTATATTTTTCCGCTTGCAATATCGATTGTTTTATCTGggaagtatgaagataatctggaTAACAGAGATGTTGTATTTTTATATTGGTCAGGGTGGCAATTATGTTAAGGTTAGATGTCGAAAAATCAATGATCAAGTGATGTCGCCTGGAAACTTTGCGCTAAAG ATTCCCATATGCAGAACAATTATAACCAAGATGTCTCTGCGAGACTCATTCGTGGGCATATATCATAAGATGGGAAACCTG GTGATTAAGTACTGGGCAGACAGAGGCGCTTCCAAATTTactatttttaagttttgcctTAAACAACTCCAAGGCCAGCCTCCATTGACAACTAAACAG GTCCAGTATTGTAAAGCACATGTTCCTAACAGGATTGCAGAATTACATGG GTTGGTGTGTCAAGTGGAGGACAAGAAGCCACTCTCATTCCAGCCACCAATTTAA
- the LOC113280109 gene encoding germin-like protein subfamily T member 1, which produces MAAAKLSMKTASSFFLVLYSTIILFFALPCLSSDPDPLQDFCVADLNSTITFVNGYPCKPESQVTSSDFVFSGLVEEASTNNPEGAGARFGNVKFFPGINTLGISVSRIDLAPGGIVPAHIHPRASEINFSVKGEVNFGFLSTKNVLYSGVLKAGMMSVVPRGLVHYAKNVGGEKAVVLAILNSQPPGTAFIPSNIFGSKPTIPIDILAKNFRVDETVIANIKSKFANI; this is translated from the coding sequence aTGGCTGCAGCTAAGCTTAGTATGAAAACTGCATCATCGTTCTTCCTAGTTCTTTATTCAACCATAATCCTATTTTTTGCTTTGCCATGCCTTTCTTCTGATCCCGACCCTCTACAAGACTTTTGTGTTGCTGACTTGAACTCCACCATAACTTTTGTGAATGGGTACCCTTGCAAGCCAGAGTCTCAAGTCACATCAAGTGATTTCGTGTTTAGTGGCTTGGTGGAAGAAGCGAGCACAAATAATCCTGAGGGTGCTGGAGCGAGATTTGGTAACGTTAAGTTCTTCCCTGGGATAAACACCCTTGGAATTTCGGTAAGTCGAATCGACCTCGCACCTGGTGGAATTGTTCCAGCTCACATACACCCTCGAGCAAGCGAAATTAATTTTTCCGTGAAAGGGGAGGTTAATTTTGGGTTCCTAAGTACTAAAAATGTTTTGTATTCAGGGGTTCTGAAAGCTGGAATGATGTCTGTTGTTCCTAGAGGACTCGTGCACTACGCAAAAAACGTTGGAGGGGAGAAGGCTGTCGTGCTAGCTATTCTCAATAGCCAACCACCTGGAACTGCATTTATTCCTAGTAACATCTTTGGCTCTAAGCCAACAATTcctattgatattttagctaagaaCTTCCGAGTTGATGAAACCGTCATCGCTAACATAAAGTCGAAGTTTGCTAACATCTAG
- the LOC113283729 gene encoding histone-lysine N-methyltransferase, H3 lysine-9 specific SUVH4-like isoform X1, with product MKFSIVNESSYLCQVRESTKVIFFRLQYRLFYLGSMKIIWITEMLYFYIGQGGNYVKVRCRKINDQVMSPGNFALKIPICRTIITKMSLRDSFVGIYHKMGNLVKVTPITGCTRSINVEVDHSLYCNLVILHLCLFFILLYLQVIKYWADRGASKFTIFKFCLKQLQGQPPLTTKQVQYCKAHVPNRIAELHGLVCQVEDKKPLSFQPPI from the exons ATGAAATTTTCTATTGTTAATGAATCATCATATCTCTGTCAGGTGAGGGAAAGTACAAAAGTTATATTTTTCCGCTTGCAATATCGATTGTTTTATCTGggaagtatgaagataatctggaTAACAGAGATGTTGTATTTTTATATTGGTCAGGGTGGCAATTATGTTAAGGTTAGATGTCGAAAAATCAATGATCAAGTGATGTCGCCTGGAAACTTTGCGCTAAAG ATTCCCATATGCAGAACAATTATAACCAAGATGTCTCTGCGAGACTCATTCGTGGGCATATATCATAAGATGGGAAACCTGGTAAAAGTTACACCTATCACAGGTTGTACAAGGTCGATAAATGTAGAAGTTGATCACTCACTATATTGCAACTTAGTAATCCTTCATTTGTGtctcttttttattttactttatttgCAGGTGATTAAGTACTGGGCAGACAGAGGCGCTTCCAAATTTactatttttaagttttgcctTAAACAACTCCAAGGCCAGCCTCCATTGACAACTAAACAG GTCCAGTATTGTAAAGCACATGTTCCTAACAGGATTGCAGAATTACATGG GTTGGTGTGTCAAGTGGAGGACAAGAAGCCACTCTCATTCCAGCCACCAATTTAA
- the LOC113283729 gene encoding histone-lysine N-methyltransferase, H3 lysine-9 specific SUVH4-like isoform X4 — MSPGNFALKIPICRTIITKMSLRDSFVGIYHKMGNLVKVTPITGCTRSINVEVDHSLYCNLVILHLCLFFILLYLQVIKYWADRGASKFTIFKFCLKQLQGQPPLTTKQVQYCKAHVPNRIAELHGLVCQVEDKKPLSFQPPI, encoded by the exons ATGTCGCCTGGAAACTTTGCGCTAAAG ATTCCCATATGCAGAACAATTATAACCAAGATGTCTCTGCGAGACTCATTCGTGGGCATATATCATAAGATGGGAAACCTGGTAAAAGTTACACCTATCACAGGTTGTACAAGGTCGATAAATGTAGAAGTTGATCACTCACTATATTGCAACTTAGTAATCCTTCATTTGTGtctcttttttattttactttatttgCAGGTGATTAAGTACTGGGCAGACAGAGGCGCTTCCAAATTTactatttttaagttttgcctTAAACAACTCCAAGGCCAGCCTCCATTGACAACTAAACAG GTCCAGTATTGTAAAGCACATGTTCCTAACAGGATTGCAGAATTACATGG GTTGGTGTGTCAAGTGGAGGACAAGAAGCCACTCTCATTCCAGCCACCAATTTAA
- the LOC113278191 gene encoding germin-like protein subfamily T member 1 has product MAAAKFSIKTASSFFLVLYSTMILFFALPCFSSDPDPLQDFCVADLNSTTTTVNGYPCKPESQVTSSDFVFSGLVEEASTDNPEGLGVRFGNVKFFPGLNTLGLSVSRIDLAPGGIVPAHTHPRASEINYVMKGEVNVGFISTKNVLYSGVLKAGMMAVVPRGLVHYTKNVGGEKAVLLAILNCQLPGTVSLPSNIFGTKPTIPNDVLSKNFRVNQTVIANIKSKFAAI; this is encoded by the coding sequence ATGGCTGCAGCTAAGTTTAGTATCAAAACTGCATCATCATTCTTCCTAGTTCTTTATTCAACCATGATCCTATTTTTCGCTTTGCCATGCTTTTCTTCTGATCCAGACCCTCTGCAAGACTTTTGTGTTGCTGACTTGAACTCCACCACAACTACTGTGAATGGGTACCCTTGCAAGCCAGAGTCTCAAGTCACATCAAGTGATTTCGTGTTTAGTGGCTTGGTGGAAGAAGCGAGCACAGATAATCCCGAGGGGCTTGGAGTGAGATTCGGTAACGTTAAGTTCTTCCCTGGATTAAACACCCTTGGACTTTCAGTAAGCCGAATCGACCTCGCACCTGGTGGAATTGTTCCAGCTCACACACACCCACGAGCAAGTGAAATTAATTATGTCATGAAAGGGGAAGTCAATGTTGGGTTCATAAGTACTAAAAATGTTCTGTACTCGGGAGTACTGAAAGCTGGAATGATGGCTGTTGTTCCTCGAGGACTTGTGCACTATACAAAGAATGTTGGAGGGGAGAAGGCTGTCTTGCTAGCTATTCTCAATTGCCAACTGCCCGGAACTGTATCACTTCCTAGTAACATCTTTGGAACTAAGCCAACAATTCCTAATGATGTTTTATCAAAGAACTTCCGAGTTAATCAAACCGTCATCGCTAACATAAAGTCGAAGTTTGCTGCAATCTAA